A single window of Rhizophagus irregularis chromosome 28, complete sequence DNA harbors:
- a CDS encoding uncharacterized protein (SECRETED:cutsite_VEA-TN; SECRETED:prob_0.9799); SECRETED:SignalP(1-23) has translation MHFPTFFLFTVCLCFLTLNVVEATNNRNCRNTVTITRNKCYHTPTVTKTKTKTKTRTETKTKTKTITVSKAPKTITTTTTVKSPNQTKTITDTVTITTTAKDPNETETVTTTTTVKDLKETDTVTITTTVKDPNETDTVTTTTTVKDPKETDTVTITTTVKDPNETDTVTTTTTVKDPKETDTVTITTTVKDPNETDTVTTTTTVKDPKETDTVTTTTTVKDPKETDTVTITEKPKTETVTTTTTASTTTTVTNCDTCIGNGKSCTKDGDCCSKNCANPGQDDSKCVANNNPKRK, from the coding sequence ATGCATTTCCCtacattctttctttttactGTCTGTCTTTGTTTTTTAACATTGAATGTTGTTGAGGCAACCAACAACCGAAACTGCCGTAATACCGTAACTATTACCAGGAATAAATGCTATCATACTCCTACTGTAACTAAGACCAAGACCAAGACTAAGACCAGAACAGAGACCAAGACCAAGACCAAAACTATTACGGTATCTAAGGCTCCCAAAACCATCACCACCACCACTACTGTAAAAAGCCCTAACCAGACAAAAACCATCACAGATACCGTCACCATCACCACTACTGCAAAAGACCCTAACGAGACAGAGACCGTCACCACCACCACTACTGTAAAAGACCTTAAAGAGACAGATACCGTCACCATCACCACTACTGTAAAAGACCCTAACGAGACAGATACCGTCACCACCACCACTACTGTAAAAGACCCTAAAGAGACAGATACCGTCACCATCACCACTACTGTAAAAGACCCTAACGAGACAGATACCGTCACCACCACCACTACTGTAAAAGACCCTAAAGAGACAGATACCGTCACCATCACCACTACTGTAAAAGACCCTAACGAGACAGATACCGTCACCACCACCACTACTGTAAAAGACCCTAAAGAGACAGATACCGTCACCACCACCACTACTGTAAAAGACCCTAAAGAGACAGATACCGTCACCATTACTGAAAAACCTAAAACAGAAACCGTCACCACTACTACAACTGCTTCTACAACTACAACTGTAACCAATTGCGACACATGTATTGGAAATGGTAAATCTTGTACTAAAGATGGAGATTGCTGCAGCAAAAATTGTGCTAATCCTGGTCAAGACGATAGTAAATGCGTTGCAAATAATAATCCTAAACGAAAATGA